A genomic stretch from Chitinophaga agri includes:
- a CDS encoding beta-ketoacyl synthase N-terminal-like domain-containing protein — translation MNIYIQGTGCVSPQETANGGPFPEQVLPWEGARMKAAEPDYKQWIDVKLIRRMSRVIKMGVAAAQLSLQDAGIEKPDAIITGTAYGCLDDTGVFLSKMINQQEEMLTPTAFIQSTHNTVAGQIALMLGCHGYNNTFVHKGFSFESALLDASMILKEGRSGTILTGAMDELTNHSFNILSRFDIYKKEVVTPAELLHSQTHGTVAGEGAACFVLGTEKGANTAAKLTGVTTLYKPGGKAEISADIAAFLAAHNCSEDEVSLFINGRNGDASGDEWYEHMENSALAGKPVACFKHLCGEYPTAAAFGMWLGAKVIAAQQVPAAALYKGTAPDAIKKVLIYNHYKQTHHSLILLSAC, via the coding sequence TTCCCTGGGAAGGTGCGCGTATGAAAGCGGCGGAGCCTGATTATAAGCAATGGATAGATGTAAAGCTCATCCGCCGTATGAGCCGTGTGATCAAAATGGGGGTTGCTGCTGCTCAGCTGAGCTTACAGGATGCCGGCATAGAGAAACCCGACGCTATTATCACCGGCACCGCTTACGGCTGCCTGGATGATACCGGCGTGTTCCTCTCAAAGATGATCAATCAGCAGGAAGAGATGCTGACGCCTACGGCGTTCATCCAGTCCACCCATAACACCGTAGCCGGACAGATCGCCCTGATGCTGGGCTGTCATGGTTATAACAATACCTTCGTTCATAAAGGTTTTTCTTTCGAAAGTGCACTGCTGGACGCATCGATGATCCTGAAGGAAGGCCGCTCCGGCACCATCCTGACAGGAGCAATGGATGAACTGACCAATCATAGCTTTAACATCCTCTCCCGTTTCGATATATACAAAAAAGAGGTGGTTACACCTGCTGAACTGTTACATAGCCAGACGCATGGTACCGTGGCAGGAGAAGGCGCTGCCTGCTTTGTACTGGGAACGGAAAAAGGGGCGAATACGGCCGCAAAACTGACCGGAGTGACTACCTTGTACAAACCCGGAGGGAAGGCGGAAATTTCGGCAGATATAGCCGCTTTTCTGGCCGCTCATAACTGTAGTGAGGATGAAGTCAGTCTGTTCATCAACGGGCGCAATGGTGATGCCAGTGGAGATGAGTGGTATGAGCATATGGAAAACAGTGCGTTAGCCGGTAAGCCGGTGGCCTGTTTTAAACATCTCTGTGGAGAATATCCGACTGCTGCAGCTTTTGGCATGTGGCTCGGTGCAAAGGTGATCGCTGCACAACAGGTGCCGGCAGCGGCCCTGTATAAAGGGACTGCGCCTGATGCTATTAAAAAGGTACTGATCTACAATCATTATAAACAAACGCATCACTCGCTGATATTGTTATCCGCATGCTGA
- a CDS encoding polysaccharide deacetylase family protein gives MLTHRTANIGLIVLLAAALLVHNLWTALPWWLFVLLPVPYVAALVWGACNIGSDFYVPVVCAAETQEKKMAITFDDGPLEQYTPVILDILRNERVPATFFCIGSRIGGKEALLRRIDAEGHVIGNHSFSHHFWFDMFGPDKMLKELQLVDDTVEQVTGKRPRLFRPPYGVTNPNLAKAIRRGHYTPVGWNIRSLDTVAKDKQALLERIKKGVRPGAVLLLHDSMEVTVQVLPALIQYLKQEGYIIERIDKLLNIPAYA, from the coding sequence ATGCTGACACACCGTACTGCAAATATCGGCCTGATCGTGTTGCTTGCGGCGGCGTTACTGGTGCATAACCTGTGGACGGCGCTGCCCTGGTGGTTGTTTGTACTACTGCCGGTGCCTTATGTGGCCGCACTGGTGTGGGGTGCATGTAATATCGGGTCAGATTTTTACGTTCCGGTAGTATGTGCAGCAGAGACACAGGAAAAGAAGATGGCTATCACATTTGATGACGGTCCCCTGGAACAGTATACACCGGTTATCCTGGATATACTGCGTAATGAACGGGTGCCTGCTACCTTCTTTTGTATCGGTAGCCGCATAGGGGGAAAAGAAGCATTGTTGCGTCGTATAGATGCCGAAGGGCATGTGATCGGAAACCACAGTTTCTCCCATCATTTCTGGTTTGATATGTTCGGGCCGGATAAGATGCTGAAAGAATTACAGTTAGTAGATGATACGGTGGAACAGGTGACCGGCAAACGGCCCCGTCTTTTCCGTCCACCTTATGGTGTAACAAATCCGAACCTCGCCAAGGCGATCAGAAGAGGACATTATACACCGGTAGGCTGGAATATCCGTTCACTGGATACAGTAGCAAAAGATAAACAGGCGCTGCTGGAAAGAATAAAGAAAGGTGTCCGTCCGGGCGCGGTGCTACTACTGCATGACTCCATGGAAGTGACAGTCCAGGTACTGCCTGCGCTGATACAATACCTGAAGCAGGAAGGATATATCATTGAAAGAATAGACAAATTATTAAATATACCCGCTTATGCGTAG
- a CDS encoding outer membrane lipoprotein carrier protein LolA, with protein sequence MRRWLLILGCMLCVLPVMAQSGFKPVADVAAFKQQFAKASQATQSIQCDFVQEKNLSMLADKIVSKGKFWFKKDNKVRMEYAQPSYYLLIMNGKEIKVKDGQKENRVSTKGNKLFEQINKITVDCVQGNIVNNADFNTKVLENGQSYLLEMTPVNRSLAQYFKSIHLLVDKKDYSVSKIEMYEAGGDDTTISFVHKQLNVNIADAVFAVK encoded by the coding sequence ATGCGTAGATGGCTTTTGATATTGGGTTGTATGCTTTGCGTTCTCCCCGTGATGGCGCAGTCTGGTTTTAAACCGGTAGCCGACGTAGCCGCTTTCAAACAACAGTTTGCAAAGGCTTCTCAGGCGACGCAGTCCATACAGTGTGATTTTGTGCAGGAGAAGAATCTCAGTATGCTTGCTGATAAGATCGTGTCCAAAGGCAAGTTCTGGTTCAAGAAAGACAATAAGGTGCGCATGGAATATGCCCAGCCATCCTATTATCTGCTGATCATGAATGGTAAGGAGATCAAGGTGAAAGACGGACAGAAGGAAAACCGCGTTTCTACAAAAGGTAATAAGCTGTTTGAGCAGATCAATAAGATAACCGTTGACTGTGTACAGGGCAATATTGTGAATAACGCTGACTTCAACACGAAAGTGCTGGAGAACGGGCAGTCTTACCTGCTGGAAATGACGCCGGTCAATAGATCACTGGCGCAGTATTTTAAATCCATTCATCTGCTGGTAGACAAGAAGGATTACTCCGTATCAAAGATTGAAATGTATGAAGCCGGTGGCGACGATACCACTATCAGCTTCGTGCATAAACAACTGAATGTAAATATTGCAGATGCGGTCTTTGCTGTTAAATAG
- a CDS encoding 3-hydroxyacyl-ACP dehydratase, with protein sequence MLAGKLYTLEQEQTAGEAGTYQVLWNAAHPVFEGHFPGRPVVPGVCMMQTVQELLEKLLQKKVLFKKASQQKFLNMIDPHVHPRVGATVQYKLQDGEIKVTASLKHEDLTFMKFQGTFVDA encoded by the coding sequence ATGTTAGCAGGAAAATTATATACACTTGAGCAGGAGCAGACGGCAGGCGAAGCAGGCACTTACCAGGTGTTATGGAATGCAGCGCATCCCGTATTTGAAGGACACTTCCCGGGGCGTCCTGTAGTACCAGGTGTTTGCATGATGCAGACCGTCCAGGAATTACTGGAAAAACTGCTGCAAAAGAAAGTATTGTTTAAAAAGGCTTCCCAACAGAAGTTCCTGAATATGATCGATCCGCACGTGCACCCGCGTGTCGGGGCGACTGTTCAGTATAAGCTGCAGGATGGTGAAATAAAAGTGACCGCTTCCCTGAAACATGAAGACCTCACCTTCATGAAATTCCAGGGAACATTTGTTGATGCATAA
- a CDS encoding DUF2062 domain-containing protein, with protein sequence MTDTITYHDQFTAQKTAVLVPTYNNAKTLEAVIRDVLSYTSHVIVVNDGSTDGTAAILDTFPQIQRVDYTPNRGKGIALRRGFRYAVEQGYDYVITMDADGQHFASDLPVMLEKLETERNTIVIGARNLQQENMPGKNTFANKFSNFWFYVETGLKAPDTQSGYRLYPVYAMRNMRFWCTKYEFEIEVLVRSSWKGIKIDWAPIKVYYPPADERVSHFRPFRDFSRISVLNTVLVTIAFLYIKPRDFIRYLLKPESWRSMWYDHVLNKEESNFRKAISIGFGVFMGIIPIWGFQMVTAMALAVLFRLNKALVFMSCHVSLPPMIPFVIFASFATGRVWVRDGSLLLPFSTDLSLDIIKQNLFQYLTGACTLAVAAGLLVTLVVYVLLAIFRNDPARQRQAR encoded by the coding sequence ATGACCGATACCATAACATATCACGATCAGTTCACTGCCCAGAAAACGGCAGTACTGGTGCCAACCTACAACAACGCAAAAACACTGGAAGCTGTTATAAGAGATGTGCTCTCCTATACTTCCCATGTGATCGTTGTGAATGATGGCAGCACAGATGGAACTGCCGCTATCCTGGATACCTTTCCGCAGATACAGAGAGTTGACTATACACCCAACAGGGGTAAGGGAATCGCGCTCCGCCGTGGTTTCAGATATGCTGTTGAACAGGGCTATGACTATGTGATCACCATGGATGCCGACGGGCAGCATTTTGCGTCCGATCTGCCTGTAATGCTGGAGAAGCTGGAAACAGAAAGAAACACTATTGTCATCGGCGCACGTAATCTGCAACAGGAAAATATGCCCGGCAAGAACACGTTCGCTAATAAGTTCTCCAACTTCTGGTTCTATGTGGAAACAGGCCTGAAAGCACCGGACACACAATCCGGCTATCGCCTGTATCCGGTATACGCCATGCGCAACATGCGTTTCTGGTGCACCAAGTATGAATTTGAGATCGAAGTGCTGGTGCGTAGCTCCTGGAAAGGTATTAAGATCGACTGGGCGCCTATTAAAGTGTATTATCCACCTGCGGACGAAAGGGTCTCCCATTTCCGTCCGTTCCGCGATTTTTCGCGTATCAGTGTGCTGAATACGGTACTGGTGACGATCGCATTCCTGTACATCAAACCAAGGGATTTCATCCGCTATCTCCTGAAACCGGAAAGCTGGCGCAGTATGTGGTATGACCATGTGCTTAATAAGGAAGAGTCTAATTTCAGGAAGGCGATCTCCATCGGCTTTGGCGTATTTATGGGCATTATACCGATCTGGGGTTTCCAGATGGTCACTGCTATGGCGCTGGCAGTATTATTCCGCCTCAACAAGGCACTGGTATTTATGTCCTGCCATGTCAGTCTGCCTCCCATGATCCCTTTTGTCATCTTCGCCAGCTTCGCCACCGGCAGGGTATGGGTCAGGGATGGTAGCTTATTATTGCCATTCAGTACAGATCTCTCACTGGATATCATCAAACAGAATTTATTTCAATATTTAACAGGCGCCTGTACACTGGCGGTGGCAGCAGGTTTGCTGGTTACCCTGGTTGTATATGTGCTGCTGGCCATCTTCCGTAATGATCCGGCCAGACAGCGACAGGCACGCTAG